The Amycolatopsis umgeniensis DNA segment GGCAGGAGACGACCCGGATGGTGGGGCGCGCGCTCGGGCTCGCGCAGAAGGCGGACGACCTGATTGCCGGGATCGACCGGCAGTTCGCGCAGGCGCGGGCCGCGCACCCGGAGTTCGCGAAGCTGTCGATGGTCGTCGCCGACACCTTCGAGGCGGGCAAGTTCTCGGCGTTCACCACGACCGATCCGAAGATGATCTTCATGACCGAGCTGGGCTTCCGGCCCTTCGAACCGGTCAAGGCGCAGAGCAAACCGGAGAAGAACGTCGTCGACGTCACTTCGGAACGGTTCGACCTGTTCGACGCGGATCGCCTGGTGTGGCTGAACTCCGACACCGGCGCGGAAGCCAGGGTGCGGGCGGATCCGGTGTACGGGAAGCTGAAGGTGTCGGCTGACAAGCGGGATCTGTTCATCACCTACGACAATCCGCCGGTGGGGGCCGCGATCTCGTTCAACACCGTGCTGAGCATCCCTTACGCGATCGAGCAGCTGGTACCGAAGCTCGCGGCGGTCCCGGGGTCGTAGCGGGTCGTTCACCTTCCGCGCCTGGTCGACCTA contains these protein-coding regions:
- a CDS encoding iron-siderophore ABC transporter substrate-binding protein: MFDVGVRVKAILTALMMSLLVAGCGSSQSVDETLVPPEARGTFPVTVEHKYGSTTVERQPSRIVTLGLSDHDAVLALGIRPVGAVDWFKERPYGKWPWTQALWGDKRPEIVGERDDYNLEKIAALKPELILAQYSGMKKEQYDKLSQIAPVVAQPPKYEDYAAPWQETTRMVGRALGLAQKADDLIAGIDRQFAQARAAHPEFAKLSMVVADTFEAGKFSAFTTTDPKMIFMTELGFRPFEPVKAQSKPEKNVVDVTSERFDLFDADRLVWLNSDTGAEARVRADPVYGKLKVSADKRDLFITYDNPPVGAAISFNTVLSIPYAIEQLVPKLAAVPGS